A genome region from Allomeiothermus silvanus DSM 9946 includes the following:
- a CDS encoding DsbA family protein, with translation MKKRPDQWIVLVVGALAMALVWLWPSPIPPEGTAVERHPLALGPSDKPALVLFSWWGCPHCQRMWAEYGPRLVERAQRGEIRLVFRPIARNRSEALVSAFLYCQPPRDAFLSIGDYFAMSALPEATLREQESTRPLLRCADSAATRARLSDDNEAVTRWRIEYTPTLFAEGRRVKVEAMEAVLASWGQ, from the coding sequence ATGAAGAAGCGTCCTGATCAGTGGATTGTCCTGGTGGTGGGGGCGCTGGCCATGGCGCTTGTCTGGCTGTGGCCGAGCCCCATCCCGCCAGAGGGAACCGCGGTGGAGCGCCACCCGCTGGCGCTGGGGCCTTCGGATAAGCCCGCTCTGGTCCTCTTCAGCTGGTGGGGGTGTCCCCACTGCCAGCGGATGTGGGCGGAGTACGGTCCCCGGTTGGTGGAGCGGGCCCAACGCGGGGAGATCCGGCTGGTGTTTCGCCCCATCGCCCGCAACCGCAGCGAGGCTTTGGTCAGCGCCTTTTTGTACTGCCAGCCTCCCCGAGATGCCTTTTTGAGCATAGGAGACTACTTTGCCATGAGCGCTTTACCCGAAGCCACCCTGCGCGAGCAGGAGAGCACCCGACCCTTGTTGCGCTGCGCGGACAGCGCGGCGACCCGCGCCCGCCTGAGCGACGACAATGAGGCCGTAACCCGTTGGCGTATCGAGTACACCCCTACCCTGTTTGCCGAGGGAAGGCGGGTAAAGGTTGAGGCAATGGAGGCTGTACTGGCCTCGTGGGGGCAGTGA